From the genome of Triticum aestivum cultivar Chinese Spring chromosome 3B, IWGSC CS RefSeq v2.1, whole genome shotgun sequence, one region includes:
- the LOC123069670 gene encoding ubiquitin-conjugating enzyme E2 20, giving the protein MARGENSESHGSGNVPAAPAPGAASASSGKQAPAAARGADGQSVVRRLQSELMALMMGGDPGVSAFPEGDNIFQWVGTIDGSAATAYEGTSYRLALAFPSDYPYKPPKVRFETPCFHPNVDNHGNICLDILQDKWSSAYDVRTILLSIQSLLGEPNNDSPLNTQAAALWANQEEFRKMVEKLYKPA; this is encoded by the exons ATGGCGAGGGGCGAGAACAGCGAGTCGCACGGCAGCGGCAACGTCCCGGCGGCCCCCGCACCAGGGGCAGCGTCAGCGTCCTCGGGGAAGCAGGCGCCGGCGGCTGCGCGTGGCGCGGACGGGCAGTCGGTCGTGCGGCGGCTGCAGTCGGAGCTAATGGCGCTGATGATGGGCGGCGACCCCGGAGTGTCGGCGTTCCCGGAGGGGGACAACATCTTCCAGTGGGTGGGCACCATCGACGGATCCGCCGCCACCGCGTACGAGGGCACCTCCTACCGCCTCGCGCTCGCCTTCCCCAGCGACTACCCCTACAAGCCACCCAAGGTGCGGTTCGAGACCCCCTGCTTCCACCCCAACGTCGACAACCACGGCAACATCTGCCTCGACATCCTCCAGGACAAGTGGTCCTCCGCCTACGACGTTCGCACCATCCTCCTCTCCATCCAGAGCCTGCTCGGAG AGCCGAACAACGACTCTCCCCTCAACACACAGGCGGCCGCGCTCTGGGCGAATCAAGAAG AGTTCaggaagatggtggagaagctctacAAGCCGGcgtaa